The Streptomyces sp. RKAG293 genome includes a region encoding these proteins:
- a CDS encoding ABC transporter ATP-binding protein: MTTTSEATAVRSLGSEVTIDGLSVAYGDFHALRDVSLQVPAGTTTALVGESGSGKSTLALAAGRILPAGARITGGSVRVGDVELTALGGKALREARGRTAAYLAQDASAALNPVMRVGRQIAEVHQVRNGAGRAEAAVLARRGLEDVGIPDPDRVARLYPHALSGGMRQRVIIAMALAFHPQLLIADEPTTALDVTVQAEILGLVSRLQQEYGLTVLWITHDMSVVAEIADHVAVLYGGRLVEHTDVLTLFEGARHPYTEALLQCFRSGRDAGPKEPFTTIPGSPPVGGAPPGCPFHTRCPLADSRCRTDLPEPRRLAADHVAACHRLEVVR, encoded by the coding sequence ATGACCACCACCTCGGAGGCAACCGCCGTCCGCAGTCTCGGCAGCGAGGTCACGATCGACGGCCTCAGCGTCGCCTACGGGGACTTCCACGCCCTGCGGGACGTCTCGCTCCAGGTGCCGGCCGGTACCACCACCGCCCTGGTCGGCGAGTCCGGGTCCGGCAAGTCCACGCTGGCCCTGGCCGCGGGGCGCATCCTGCCGGCGGGCGCGCGGATCACCGGGGGCTCCGTCCGGGTCGGGGACGTCGAGCTGACGGCCCTCGGCGGCAAGGCCCTGCGCGAGGCGAGGGGCCGCACCGCGGCCTATCTGGCCCAGGACGCCTCCGCCGCCCTCAACCCCGTGATGCGCGTGGGCCGGCAGATCGCGGAGGTCCACCAGGTCCGCAACGGGGCGGGGCGCGCCGAAGCCGCCGTGCTGGCCCGCCGGGGCCTGGAGGATGTCGGTATCCCCGACCCCGACCGGGTGGCCCGGCTCTATCCCCACGCGCTCTCCGGCGGCATGCGCCAGCGCGTGATCATCGCGATGGCCCTGGCCTTCCACCCGCAACTGCTGATCGCCGACGAGCCGACGACAGCGCTGGACGTGACGGTGCAGGCCGAGATCCTCGGCCTGGTCAGCCGGCTCCAGCAGGAGTACGGACTCACGGTCCTGTGGATCACCCACGACATGTCGGTCGTCGCGGAGATCGCCGACCACGTCGCCGTGCTCTACGGCGGCCGGCTGGTCGAGCACACCGATGTGCTCACCCTCTTCGAGGGCGCCCGCCACCCGTACACCGAGGCGTTGCTCCAGTGTTTCCGCAGCGGTCGCGACGCCGGGCCGAAGGAGCCCTTCACCACGATCCCGGGCAGTCCGCCGGTCGGCGGCGCTCCCCCGGGCTGCCCCTTCCACACCCGCTGCCCGCTGGCCGACAGCCGCTGCCGCACCGACCTCCCCGAGCCGCGCCGACTGGCCGCGGACCATGTCGCCGCCTGCCACCGGCTGGAGGTCGTCCGATGA